From a region of the Tiliqua scincoides isolate rTilSci1 chromosome 4, rTilSci1.hap2, whole genome shotgun sequence genome:
- the CLUL1 gene encoding clusterin-like protein 1, whose product MNPLLLFITSLLWLRGHQCAPTKEDDTHFVDNLKVLSEVGEKYVDEEVKKALLGIKQMKILMGRNEVKHTNLMRTLKKSSEEKEEALRLMNEVKERLEEEEEICQGSLKSLWDECKSCLESNCMRFYTTCRHGLSTFTSKVEDFFRKMTPLSFPHFEAPEQDLQFNQKPEEEDTQLVQMENVFNQLLLDTGTVFEKTLVFFKQMQKEFDQSFQAYFMSDPDLTEPYFLPASLEESAKSIDSAKDEGTSDFFQLVFDFSKTVVEGVAEVIAEAFEGYTENLREIADQIKESDKSGMFSKMIPGRERTPCNKLRQNTSGCPYFHVRCQKCQDNLVRVCPNVPELHIKFDDAFKLVNISSEQYQQILQMVQHHTEDTSYMLNKMKERFGWVSELSNMTIGPENIFNIVKLSSSANGVEASNLNETVVDVNILTSPTFTIKVPQDLDTESSEFIEYIVREALQLYKKNF is encoded by the exons ttTTATCTGAAGTTGGGGAGAAATATGTAGATGAAGAGGTAAAGAAAGCCCTACTCGGCATTAAGCAGATGAAAATTCTGATGGGAAGAAATGAAGTTAAACACACAAATCTGATGAGAACCTTAAAGAAGAGCAGTGAAGAAAAAGAG GAAGCTCTAAGACTTATGAATGAAGTAAAAGAAAGattggaagaagaagaggagataTGCCAGGGGTCTTTGAAGAGTTTGTGGGATGAATGCAAATCTTGCCTAGAAAGTAACTGCATGAGATTTTATACAACCTGTCGGCATGGTCTATCTACATTTACAAGCaag GTTGAAGATTTTTTCAGGAAAATGACTCCATTATCATTTCCTCATTTTGAGGCTCCCGAGCAAGATCTCCAGTTTAATCAAAAGCCTGAGGAAGAGGATACCCAGCTAGTCCAGATGGAAAATGTGTTCAACCAGCTGTTATTAGATACGGGAACAGTGTTTGAAAAAACCCTGGTTTTTTTCAAACAAATGCAAAAGGAATTTGATCAGTCTTTTCAAGCCTATTTTATGTCTGATCCAGACTTAACAGAGCCCTATTTTTTGCCAGCTTCACTCGAGGAGTCTGCGAAGAGCATAGATTCTGCAAAAGATGAAGGGACATCAGATTTCTTCCAGCTAGTTTTTGATTTCAGCAAAACTGTCGTGGAAGGTGTGGCTGAAGTAATAGCTGAGGCATTTGAAGGATACACAGAGAATTTGAGGGAGATTGCAGATCAAATTAAAG AGTCAGACAAAAGTGGAATGTTCTCTAAGATGATACCGGGCCGCGAGAGAACTCCGTGCAACAAACTGCGTCAGAATACATCAGGATGTCCCTACTTTCATGTGAGATGCCAGAAGTGTCAGGATAATCTTGTGCGAG TCTGTCCCAATGTCCCTGAACTACATATAAAGTTTGATGATGCCTTTAAGCTGGTTAACATCTCCAGTGAGCAGTATCAACAGATTCTCCAGATGGTGCAGCATCACACAGAAGACACGTCTTACATGTTgaataaaatgaaagaaagatTCGGATGGGTGTCTGAACTATCCAATATGACCATTGGACCAGAAAACATTTTCAATATAGTAAAG TTGTCATCCAGTGCTAATGGAGTTGAAGCTTCCAATCTGAATGAAACAGTGGTAGACGTGAATATTTTGACTTCACCTACTTTCACAATTAAGGTTCCTCAAGATCTAGACACTGAAAGTTCTGAATTCATTGAATATATAGTTAGGGAAGCTTTACAGCTTTACAAGAAGAATTTCTAA
- the TYMS gene encoding thymidylate synthase gives MPVLQSPAPAGEESLGAAPPPPPHGELQYLGQVEQILRFGHRKEDRTGTGTLSVFGMQARYSLRDSFPLLTTKRVFWKGVLEELLWFIKGSTNAKELSAKGVKIWDANGSREFLDKQGFFSREEGDLGPVYGFQWRHFGADYKDMNTDYTGQGVDQLQQVIETIKNNPDNRRIIMCAWNPKDVSSMALPPCHALCQFYVLNGELSCQLYQRSGDMGLGVPFNIASYSLLTSMIAHVTGLKPGEFIHTLGDAHIYLNHIEPLKIQLQREPRPFPKLKILRKIEDINDFKAEDFEIEGYNPHPAIKMEMAV, from the exons ATGCCCGTACTGCAGAGCCCCGCGCCTGCCGGGGAGGAGTCCCTCGGGGctgcgcctcctcctcctcctcatgggGAGCTTCAGTACCTGGGGCAGGTCGAGCAGATCCTGCGGTTCGGGCACCGAAAGGAGGACCGGACCGGGACGGGGACGCTGTCGGTGTTCGGGATGCAGGCGCGCTACAGCCTGCGAG ataGCTTTCCATTGTTAACAACAAAAAGGGTATTCTGGAAAGGAGTACTTGAAGAACTACTTTGGTTTATCAAG GGTTCTACAAACGCAAAGGAGCTTTCTGCTAAAGGTGTCAAGATCTGGGATGCTAATGGTTCTCGTGAATTCTTAGACAAACAGGGATTCTTTTCTAGAGAGGAAGGAGACTTGGGTCCCGTTTATGGCTTTCAGTGGAGACATTTTGGAGCAGACTACAAAGATATGAATACTG ATTACACAGGACAAGGAGTAGATCAATTGCAGCAGGTAATTGAGACCATCAAAAACAATCCAGATAATAGAAGAATTATCATGTGTGCATGGAATCCCAAAG ATGTCTCTTCCATGGCACTACCTCCATGTCATGCTCTCTGCCAGTTCTATGTTTTAAATGGGGAACTGTCTTGTCAGTTGTATCAGCGTTCTGGAGACATGGGATTGGGAGTCCCTTTCAACATTGCCAGTTACTCACTTCTAACTTCAATGATTGCCCATGTTACTGGCTTAAAG CCTGGTGAATTCATACATACATTAGGAGATGCTCATATATACTTAAACCATATTGAACCTTTGAAAATCCAG CTTCAGAGGGAACCAAGACCTTTCCCCAAACTCAAAATTCTTCGCAAAATTGAAGACATCAATGATTTCAAAGCAGAAGACTTTGAGATAGAAGGCTATAATCCTCATCCAGCTATTAAAATGGAAATGGCTGTTTAG